The sequence ACGTACAATGATTGGATTAGAATGCACATGTATCTTAAATGTATCTCATGTGGATAATCTCACAATTACATAGTTATAcataaattcatcaaaatcatgCACGACAGCACTGAAACACCAATCTTCTGAACTTCATCTTAGAGATAAAAATATGtgcaaacaaaagaaaaggacaaaAAGATAGAGGAAAGCCAAATCCGCCATCCTTTGCATACATAAATAGAGAAGTCAGGAAGATTAGTGCTGTAAAGAAAAGGTAACTTTTCACGCGAATCAACTATCAGTTCTAGGAGATCCTAGTTACATTTATAGATGCAACAGAGTCAGAATGGTCGCTATGCCAAAAAATCAGCATCTGCTTCTTTGAAGCTTACGGTCAAGAGATGGAATTTTATTAATGGCATTGTAAAGGAGTCTTTTAGTGAGTTGATAATCAGCTTAAGTAGTGAAGCCAACAAAGTTTTTGCTAAAATAGTCACCCAAACGCATTGTTCCCAACAAGAATTTGCTTCTGCAACAGCAAAGACACAATGGAGAGAACTGAAGGGCCTATGGTGGATTGGTACTTACTCCCATGGAACATCGCCAACAAGCATCCAGTCACCATCTTTATCTTCATAAGTGAGAACATATTCTGAGCCATGAAGTAGATCCTTCAGCTTGCTTTCACTCAGCATTTCTCTTCCGAGAGGTCCATGTGCTCCATATTGACCTGACATCATAATGGAATAGCAGTAACTGGATCCATGAAAACTAGAAAAAATAccgataaaataaaaatatcagtTCAGAAATTACATAGTATTGATTTCCAATACACGTATCCTCCATACCAAGTTCAAGTTTTAATCTAGCTCACCTATAGTAAAGCAGCTGAACATCTTCTCAAGGGCAGAAGATAGTTCCTGATATGCAGAGTAGTTTCTCAAGTCAACTTTCCTCAAGTAAGGAGCACCATCCATGCTAACCTTGACAAACAAAGCCCCAGGCCCTGCTTTACCATCCACTTCTTCAGTCTTCTTTGACGCGGTAGCAAGAGAGTTCTTCCTGAACAATCTGACAGGTGGCCAACCCACAACCTGTGCCCTGTAAAAGAAGGTAGATTAAATATCCTTCTCATAGTTAAAGAGACTTGCAGTAAACATCTCTGGCCTCACTTGGTAGCAGGTGTGTTATTGTTGTTTGCAGAAGCATTGTGGTTTGATCTGGCATCATTTGTTCCATGATGCCTCTCCGGCGCTCCCTTTGGTGTAACTACATCTTTCACTTTAGCCGCTTCAGGCCCAAAGTTCTCAAGTGCAGAACCAGGTTTCAATCCCAAATTTGGAGAGGGCCTGGGTGATAGCATCACATTAACCTCTAACTTACCCTGCACCACATATCAGTAGTTTACAAGTTTGATCCATTAGTAAAAGCTTTTCTACTCCTCTCAGTAAAGCCAATAGTTCTCACCTCTGAGAACCCATCCATAGCATCAGAGAACCCTCTTTTGTTGCCTGAAACAACATTTTTCTGTGTTGAAGAGTAGTGGCCGTCATTTGAGGGATTTAAAGGGAAGAAGGGCTTCTCATCAAATTGTGTAGAGCTCAAGAGGCTAAGTTCTGAATTCCTTTGAGGAGATTGGGACCCCGGGAGCCCAAGCCGCAGTTCTGTAGCCTTCAAATTCAGACGAGTCTTGCTTTCATCAGATGAGCTAGGGGCTATTGAACTATCCACAGAAGAACAATCGGACAATCCCATGTAGTTTCGCTCTTTCAGTTTAGAGCCATTTTGGCATATACTTTCTGCAGATGTTGAAGAAGCCAGTACAGTAACATTGCTCTGACCCTCCTCCACAACACCAATTAGCGGTGGAGACATCagaattaagaagaaaaacaatcaGAAGTCTCAGGTAATCTGCTTAAGTTCATTGCATAGAATGTTCCTTAGGAAACATAaccattataatattaaaaaaatgaaaaagctaatcatataaacaaaatcattaaatctttaaataacAGACAGACAAGTAAACAGCAATACATTCAATAACAGCTGGCTGCACTATCCAGAAGAAGTAATCACTCAAATCACACAACacaattgattaattaaatcgCATATTTCTCTAACATAATCAAACATCTCTCGTATCACAAAATTGATCATCCTAAAAGCAACaatgaaaaaaaatgtaaaaattacCAGATCTTTATGGACTAAAAACTTCATAACTAGACAcgctaaaatttaaaataaaacaaattttaataactttaaagCAATATTAGCTGAAAGaagaatatgaaatttttctcCAAAAAAAACATATCAATATGGCTCTATAATCAAATGCAGaccaataataatttaaatttactgTTTTCACCTGCATAAATATAGATTGCATTATTCAAGCCAAGCTAAAATATacattatagaaaaaataaagcagCGTAACTATTTAGAGAAGGAGATACCTAAAATCGATGTATTTGTCcatgaaaaaaatatgtatatttcgATAAAACTTGAATACTTATCCGACAGAGCATAGCACTTGAAGTTAATGCATGTCTCAGAAATAGAACACAGCCCAGCCCCGAAAAATGTTTGAAAATGATCAAAAAAAGTTCTTAAAAAAAGTGCAAGGTATTTTTGGGAGGTGAGAAAGCAAGAGAAAATGGAGCTAACTTTTTCTTAAGCCGTTAACAGACGCCGCcgcacacacacacacaataCAAGAATTTCCACTCAAGAGAGCTGCTTTAAAATTCCGCTACGGTGTTTCAACGTATGGacacccaaaaaaaaaaaagagaaaaagaggaaaCAGAATCAACATTTTCCATTTTGCCATATCATTTGTTTTAGCTTTTCCTAAGAAACAAACACGAGCTTAACAACAACAGAAacgaaaaaaaataataataataaacacgCCACACAAAAACAACACTActcataaacttttaaaaagtgCATGAAACAAATTAAGTTACAGAAATCCTCAGAAACATCAAGTTAGCTTGATAAATAGCAGAGAAAGAGTAATTACCTGCTCGGATTTGTGGAGCTGTAGCTTCGCGAAAAAGATCAATTAAGACTGCTAATTTagcagaaaaaaataaagagaaattcaCTAACAAAAAACGGagaggaagaaagaagagagaggaAGAGACTACGGACCCTCCATTTGGCAACACAAAGTGACAAACAAAAGCTTATTTGCTGTCTGATGTGAAACTCTATGCATTAAAATAAgcacttaaaagaaattaaattaaaattaatgtgtctctcaaaaccaaaagaaaagaaaaatatttattctggTTCTCtcagtaataataataataatttaataattatccGCCGAACGATACGATTGGAACATAGATCAGTGGCTATGGATACTTTATTTCTAAAGGATAACCATTGATCTATATTTTAAGGGTAGTTTGGGCATTTCGTCTTGATAATTTTGTTCACTTTTCTTCTGCTGGATGAAAATGATAgtcaaattaaatttccaTAACAATTTTGATAATCAGCTCCGAGTTGTTACATTTTATTGGATCTCTTTTGACCCTTGTTGTTATTCCAAATATACATACATCTAAAAATaactgatttttttaaaaaaattacgtTTGCgtatcttaaattttatcaaacaattatttatattattatatacattattagtatttttattataaaattctcATGACTTTGAATCGAGAATTACTATTATCAAAAGCTACCtttcactttatttttattgacgggatattatatatatttaatttaaataataagtttaaattaaaataaattcagctgaaagaataagaatttattatttaagagtatagattttattatttccttaAGCTCAACTGCACTATTTATCTAGATAATtagatatttcttttataaggTCATTATCAGCATACATATTTCAAATGGTccttaataatatttaattcatagaATTACGAATGTTGTAAACAGGcatatgagatttttaaacAGGCAGggattttgtttattatttaggGATGTTAAACAATTCATTTAATAGTCTGTCACTTCCAACAACAAGATATCTAAAACTAACTTTATACTTTAAAATCGcttcttaaaatataacattCTTTTTCCAAATTGTTATTTCCTCTGTTAATCggttttgaaaagaaaaatatattttaaaaaataattaataaaacattTTTCAGGAAAAGATAATACATCAAAATAAaggatataattatattatatattgtatcagcttttttttaaatatttttaaaattataatttataaatttataaatttaattatctatttttacaGTATATCGATTTTTTTACTGTCTCgtctaaaaaataatgaatgattttaaaaatatttaactctTAAATCGAGCAATATTTTGttgattgaaataaaaaattatttatttttaagaatgcTATAagtagaaaatagaaaatgaaccaaaagtataatatttttacctTAATAGACCCCACCTGGTCCCAACTAAAATGTACTTGTAATAGAAGGGTAAGTTAGAGATACTCTGGTCCTGTAATGTTTAGGACATGCACGCGGCACACGCATTCAAAGTTAAGAACATCTGCTTgccttctttttctcttttttctttttgctaatgaaaaagtaaaatattcaCTTGATTTTCAATGTCTATCACAATAACCTCAAATTATGATGTCTTTTTCAGATTGTTCGGATTTGAAAATGTTTGAATTAGAAGTCATTTGCTTGAGTATTGCTATCGAAATCCATTTATTTTATCCCGTAATAGTTTGAACTGAATTTAGTTGAGTTTagatagtttttaaattttatatgctCACTTATGAAATCATAATTAAATTCCGATtcattctaaaaatatataaatagtcgtttataatctttttatatagtCTAAATTTATTAGACACATCTTAAATAacaatattcttaaatatgcttaaaaataatttgattttttgagtttaaatttagaatgacttaaaataaaatttatatatttaaaccTAAAAATTGTTATACGAACTTAAATAGATCGGACGAAGTCTAAATTCATGAAAAGCtatattagaataattaaatctatttattttatcgtGTTGGATTGGCAagtattgaaatatataaatgtgaAGCATGCCGTGCTAATATAGTAGCAAACATTAAACTAAAAGCttgtctaaaataaaataaaaaatagaactaTACAAATTTACTATTACTTATTATCATAGATAAATACTGGGTACTCAGTATTATCCGATCCACCACCGTCattcaaattatttatcttgCACAATTTCATtgctattaaaaaatataaaaaataaattgattttatataatgaTGATTAAAGCTTTTAAATTATAGTCCAAAAATTTATCTCTAAAATGCCAAAGGCATCAAGGCAGCGAACTTGGACGTCAATCCATGATATACATTAATTGTGGCAAAAATGTCTTCTACGAAGCATCCCATCAATCAAAACGGAAACGTGTACAAAATCACTGCCCCTTGCGATGTCGTTTCCCCGGACTCAGTCAAGATAAGCCGATAAGACTGCGCAAATGTGTCGTGAACCTTTTCAGGGAACTGATTCATCTATTCTCTTGTGGGAAAGCCACTCAGAAATGCCACTTTACACCCCAAATCAAGATTGATGAtaccatttatttttaacccCTAACGAATCACAGCACAGCATCATTGACGGACACATGGTCAATTTGGCTCCTAAATTTATGTGACCAGACTAAGacaaatttcatatattttcttaagagaaaaattaagtaaacAAATCCTTTAAGCATCCACCCAATCTACGACATTGGCTCTGTAACTCGAGGTGTTAGCCAGTACGCCTACCACGAGTTTACTATAAAGTCGCATGAAATGAAATAACTTGGAGCAATCATTTCATCCAAATTCAAAGTGAGAGATTTTCAGTTTGGTTTATGATTTTTAACAATGACTTTTCAAAACCGTAAATTCAATACACGAGACTGTTCTTGAAATTTATGCCGgattttatgaaaattgtTAAAGGATAGTCACGTACAAATTTtggtgatatatatatatatataaaagtataaaatttgactatatgatttaattttttaatataataagtcttgtaatttttttagtgATATTTTAGTacattgaaaattaaaatattaataatttgtttctaaatttaatagctctattaattaaatagttatagttcatttatttaatgttaattGATTGTGACTACAATCGTTTCACCTTaccaatttaattttcatataatattagtCATGTCAGTTTTTGTACAATtttgatagaaaaataaaaaaagataaaaataatattataattcaatttttttttaattttaatcaattcttacaaaatttgaatgataTGATAAGATTagaaaattctatattttgtCATTTATCCGATATGACCGATTTTGCAGTGATCAGACTTCGtttgaaattcaatttctaaaactattaacaatgttaataaatttggtcacaaattactaatatataattctcGTAACATTAAAGtgtcataaaaaaaatcacagGACTTATAGTGTTAAGAGATTAAACTATATGGTCAAATTTTacacttttttaaaaaaaaattgcggtgattacaatttatattcttatttatattattaaatatgagaatTAAATCAAgacataataaaagaaattctccAACGACTATCAAAGAAGTAGTTATCataagcttttttttttttgttgacaACTTAAGTTTTTGTTCAGTGATTCAATCAACAAGGAAGCATTGTTTTCCGTAGGAAggagatataaatataataatatttaataagtttaattatttattcttctataaattttaagttttgaGGACGTTTAAATTTTGGTGTCAATTTCTAATGCAGTATTATCCTGTCATTTCGCTAGGATACcattaatgaattaaaaaattcaaatttagattttttattagtaaaagaaGTGATTTGAGtactttcataattttttatatatattttttaattatgtgcCATAAATCCAAAGttggattaaatttttattttctcaataaTATTATAGAGAAATTACACTTAGtgaggaaaataaaatagacaGTACATCATGTAAATCTAAtactttattctttaatttcctTTTGTTAAATTTTCTCACTTATACATGGTATCACATTTTAACATATTTGCTATTTTAGGGTAAAATGATTTTGTAGTTCTTTTTATAAGTATATATTCTTTCAATTGGGGAATCAAAAGGACTACGTTGCTCTCCAATTTTGTGAATACCATCTTTAAATGGCATTAGCTATGGAAAAGGAAtgaaaagcaaagaaaaggagaagaagtaaTAATTAGAGGCAAAGAAAAGCGACTCATGTTTAGCctaaatataacaaattcAACAACCCCACTCAACACTTGCATTATTATGACTCAACAACGagattctctctctctctcttccaattgcctcattttattttacgtccaaaatatcaaatttaatgcCACAAATACCCCCCCTCCAAGGACTCACATGATGAGTGATAACCAAGTGGATCCCACCATCTTCTGTCACATGCTTGTAGGCCACCAATAAACGGAGCCTATTATTTAGTTGCACCAAGGGCAAATTTGTCAAcacaatttaatataagagcATTTCAATTTCAGTCTTTATTTTAGTGTGTATTATTTCTACGGTGAATTTTAAAGTTCCggattataatatttttatatattttatttatataaattttaaattaaatttgtataaaatattttaatatgtaaattttttataaaattatatataaaaatatttttatataaatttctaaagaaacttttatttaaattaatttaaaatattataatttttattcagtaaatacaaaaatatattcaaaaatcaccgtaactataaaattttaaaatttatttattttttaataaaagtatttaaatagaaaaaattatttaatttaactaaatttattatattaattaaaaagttaaatatgatgaattaaattaattaattagttctattaaaaaataaaatattattttaattataactttttaaaatagaaaacttaatattatatatatatatatatcaatatattatatataaaatattaatattataaaaaatttaaattataatatgataaatgtTGTATTAGTATCTTGATGTGAcacttattatatatataatgaatacTGTATTTAATAAGGAATTATATGctattatattgacaaatattgcaatagaaatttattatttttgaagaaatagaaacaaataaatacattatattaatagttattggtgattttgatattttataattttagttgtggtactcttaattaataattaaaccttttaaatatgcaataatatgtatttctttttgggtcagaattaatatgtatttaactttaaatataaacaatacATTTTAGAAAAGGACATGCCTTAGACTAATAATGACTTAAGAATCCAAAAAGTGTCTAATATGTAAGTGAATAGCAATGACAAGAACtaatatttcaaaagaaagctatatatatatactgtaTTTATAGTTATTTCATGGGCAATATAGAATtctattaatttcataaataatttacctttgtacataaaaaatagaaaaagtagaaatgagaaaagaaaaaatagatagGAGGAATATAGTATTTAgttaagagaaaagaaaagggggcATAAAATAAGTGGGAGGAGAGAGGAGAGGGGACAGGGAAAAACAGGTTGAAGCGAAATAATGTATTGGGGGACAAGAAAGCGGCTTTTATTTTTGGGTTGCCGGGCACAGAACGCTACATATAACCTCCCTTTTCTTCACGCGCTTTCTTCTCCTCTGTGTATTCTACGTCCCAATCATGTACCCGATTGCATCTTtcgagttttcttttttcttaagaacTGCCGCTGATTTCTGATGCTTGTTTCATTTGTCACCTAAAacgaaataaaataaataaaaacttattttccGCTGTAGTTAATGCAAGTGAAACAGTGTTTATAATTGgggttaaatattttagagttttgcCATATTATCTAATACaaaatttttatcatatattgtataaataaattttattatttttaataattaattttaatatttattcatttcattttattatatttctttagtcAAAATCCTTAATCTTATGTAAAAAATACCAGCTccatttttatacataaactttatcaaattgtatttataggtctttctatttttaataattagttttaatattatattcaaaaatattaaaataattagcccaaaatttatgatatgataattttaaataaaaatataaattttattagactaaattatatttaaaatttagatactACAATCTTTGAAAGTTaacattataaattattagagaaatttaaaaaaatcaaaatttgcaTAAGATACTTTagctaaaaaattatatttttataagtgataaagttaattaatattaagttaagttaaaagaatttataatttaatcatatactcttaatatataaataaactatataaaaattatacatacaAAGCTTGGAGTTAACTATCATGAATGATGATGATATAATAACATTagtaaagttaaattaatattttaattttacctaatacatatttttaactaaatgATGTAATAGTTTaatgtaatataataatataaatattagaattagtaacaaaaataaatggatttattagtataatttaagaaaacataaGGGTGTTAAGATATTTAATCCATGAAGAGAATGTTAGacattttattcatatttaatatatatgtttaaattaaaaacataataattcAACAGAGTTAAAATacatgaatattaaagtaatttataaaaagaatctattaataaaatttgacatAATTTACAGATGTCGAAATAATTAATCCTTATAATTATggtttattatttctttcaatcgGGAGTGTATATATTTTGTGTAATATTGATTCCTTGGTTACTCAAATATAATCataatgaaaatgatatttatattttattggaATTTAAACttcatcaaattaataaaatatttaaatagcatgttttatggcttatatatatatataaaagagttatgaatgagaaaagaaagaactcAAACTCGAAACTTTATTCAAATTGGTATATCGTGAAAAGAAGTCTTTGAGTCCAACTAGTACATATATCGATTATATTATTgaatctaatttaaaaataaaaaaatatattaaatttaaatagaacGGACTCATGcaattaataaactatttaAAAAGTGACTCTAGagcaataataattaatttatttttataaataattattgcaCTACCTTTGTTTCATTTCTTatcatcacataaattttagtttttttttgaaaaaatggaTATGGTAAAGTGAGATTGATTATGACGCTCTAGATATTTCTTTCTCAACTCCactcaaaagaaaatgaatggGATTTGATAAAACAGGTAAACTAATGgatgatgaaaagaaagaaagctttGACGAAAAAGATATCTTAGAAAGAAGAGggagaaagaaataaagaagaagaagaagaagaagaaggtgtGGAAAAGAGATGATTGTGTTCCAGTGTGAGGGGAAAATTGGGGGTACACGCGTGTTATACGGATGAATTGATTAAAGCAAGCAAAAAGAGAGATTTTAGTTACCATCATTTAACTGCCACTACCTTCTCTCTTTCAATTCTCTTTTCCTTATATCTTTACTATTAACCATATTAATAACTTATCCAAATAACTCATCCCAAAGATaatatcttttcattttttatacataatattTAAGCATGTATATTACATGTTCTGTTTT is a genomic window of Ricinus communis isolate WT05 ecotype wild-type chromosome 2, ASM1957865v1, whole genome shotgun sequence containing:
- the LOC8270007 gene encoding auxin-responsive protein IAA9 isoform X2, whose translation is MGLSDCSSVDSSIAPSSSDESKTRLNLKATELRLGLPGSQSPQRNSELSLLSSTQFDEKPFFPLNPSNDGHYSSTQKNVVSGNKRGFSDAMDGFSEGKLEVNVMLSPRPSPNLGLKPGSALENFGPEAAKVKDVVTPKGAPERHHGTNDARSNHNASANNNNTPATKAQVVGWPPVRLFRKNSLATASKKTEEVDGKAGPGALFVKVSMDGAPYLRKVDLRNYSAYQELSSALEKMFSCFTIGQYGAHGPLGREMLSESKLKDLLHGSEYVLTYEDKDGDWMLVGDVPWEMFTDTCKRLRIMKSSDAIGLAPRAVEKCKNRN
- the LOC8270007 gene encoding auxin-responsive protein IAA9 isoform X3, with product MSPPLIGVVEEGQSNVTVLASSTSAESICQNGSKLKERNYMGLSDCSSVDSSIAPSSSDESKTRLNLKATELRLGLPGSQSPQRNSELSLLSSTQFDEKPFFPLNPSNDGHYSSTQKNVVSGNKRGFSDAMDGFSEGKLEVNVMLSPRPSPNLGLKPGSALENFGPEAAKVKDVVTPKGAPERHHGTNDARSNHNASANNNNTPATKAQVVGWPPVRLFRKNSLATASKKTEEVDGKAGPGALFVKVSMDGAPYLRKVDLRNYSAYQELSSALEKMFSCFTIVFMDPVTAIPL
- the LOC8270007 gene encoding auxin-responsive protein IAA8 isoform X1, with protein sequence MSPPLIGVVEEGQSNVTVLASSTSAESICQNGSKLKERNYMGLSDCSSVDSSIAPSSSDESKTRLNLKATELRLGLPGSQSPQRNSELSLLSSTQFDEKPFFPLNPSNDGHYSSTQKNVVSGNKRGFSDAMDGFSEGKLEVNVMLSPRPSPNLGLKPGSALENFGPEAAKVKDVVTPKGAPERHHGTNDARSNHNASANNNNTPATKAQVVGWPPVRLFRKNSLATASKKTEEVDGKAGPGALFVKVSMDGAPYLRKVDLRNYSAYQELSSALEKMFSCFTIGQYGAHGPLGREMLSESKLKDLLHGSEYVLTYEDKDGDWMLVGDVPWEMFTDTCKRLRIMKSSDAIGLAPRAVEKCKNRN